In [Leptolyngbya] sp. PCC 7376, a genomic segment contains:
- a CDS encoding TldD/PmbA family protein — translation MPLNQVMTDTLKQAIADRKDQVDYLEVRVQQSESTSISFRGPQFDGSNRSFALAGGIRACHDGGWSFVTFNGLEELNDRLDDAITQAKLVGKESTQLAPNGAIEDYVPVEIKQDPRTVSLKEKRDLVARYNQILLDYDPRIQTTMSSISDKFVTTYFVNSNGSCIVQERLDVNGRFGAIARGDDGVVRQGFESLNSRCDFNALIGIEDRVKGAAVRAIRQLEAKPVKGGQYTVVLDPYLAGVFIHEAFGHLSEADFVYENPRMQELLTIGKPLGIKQLNVIDDATLPDLPGTMKYDDEGVPGQRKYLIKDGVLTQRLHSRETAGKMAEEPTGNARAILASYPPLVRMTNTAIEPGDTPFEEMIQDIDEGVYAVRMLGGQTNGEMFTFAAAEGYMIRDGKIAEPVSDVTLSGNVFQTLNDIESIGDDTLYTNGGCGKGGQGGLPVSVGGPHLRIKNVVIGGR, via the coding sequence ATGCCACTTAATCAAGTGATGACCGATACCCTCAAACAGGCGATCGCCGACCGTAAGGATCAGGTGGATTACCTCGAAGTGCGCGTGCAGCAAAGCGAGTCAACCAGCATTTCATTTCGTGGGCCTCAGTTTGATGGCAGTAATCGCAGTTTTGCCCTCGCTGGCGGGATTCGAGCCTGCCATGATGGTGGCTGGAGTTTTGTTACTTTCAATGGTTTAGAAGAATTGAATGATCGCCTTGATGATGCCATTACCCAAGCGAAACTTGTGGGTAAGGAATCGACTCAACTTGCTCCGAATGGCGCGATTGAAGACTATGTTCCGGTGGAGATTAAGCAGGATCCTCGCACGGTTTCTCTTAAGGAAAAACGGGATTTAGTGGCACGTTATAACCAAATTTTGTTGGATTATGACCCCCGCATTCAAACCACGATGAGTAGCATCAGCGATAAGTTCGTCACCACTTATTTCGTTAATTCCAATGGCAGTTGCATTGTTCAAGAACGCCTCGATGTGAACGGTCGTTTTGGGGCGATCGCCAGAGGAGACGATGGCGTGGTGCGACAGGGTTTTGAATCTCTCAATTCCCGCTGTGATTTTAATGCCTTAATCGGGATTGAAGACCGTGTCAAAGGTGCTGCGGTACGAGCCATTCGTCAGCTAGAAGCGAAGCCTGTGAAAGGTGGCCAATATACTGTTGTCCTTGATCCTTATCTCGCTGGCGTGTTTATCCATGAAGCATTTGGGCATTTATCAGAAGCTGATTTTGTGTATGAAAATCCCCGGATGCAAGAGCTACTCACCATCGGTAAACCCCTTGGCATTAAACAGCTCAACGTGATTGACGATGCGACGCTTCCTGATCTCCCTGGCACGATGAAATATGACGATGAAGGGGTTCCCGGTCAGCGCAAATATTTGATTAAAGATGGTGTTTTAACCCAGCGACTCCATTCCCGCGAAACTGCAGGCAAGATGGCGGAGGAACCGACAGGTAATGCTCGTGCAATTCTCGCGTCCTATCCTCCTCTTGTGCGCATGACTAATACGGCGATTGAACCCGGTGATACACCTTTTGAAGAGATGATTCAAGACATCGATGAAGGAGTGTATGCGGTGCGGATGCTCGGTGGTCAAACGAATGGCGAGATGTTTACTTTTGCAGCAGCGGAAGGCTACATGATTCGCGATGGCAAAATTGCAGAACCTGTAAGTGATGTGACCCTCAGCGGCAACGTTTTCCAAACGCTCAATGATATTGAGTCGATTGGTGACGACACGCTCTATACCAATGGTGGCTGCGGCAAAGGTGGTCAAGGTGGACTTCCTGTCAGTGTTGGTGGCCCTCATCTCCGTATTAAAAATGTTGTGATTGGTGGTCGCTAA